The following is a genomic window from Pedobacter sp. KBS0701.
ATTCAAACCACAAAACTATTCTGGGCAAGTTGTCTTGCATTACTAGTCACCTCCCTTTCCTTCGGCATCCGCGCTGGTATAATGAACCAGCTTGGGGTCGATTTTCAATTAAGTACCGCCCAATTAGGCACCATTACGGCTGCTGCTTTCTGGGGGTTTCCACTGGCCATTGTAGTTGGAGGATTTGTAGTGGATATCATCGGTATGAAACGTTTGCTGGTCATGGCCTTTATCTTTCACCTGGCCGGCATTATCCTTACCGTTTTTGCGCAGGGCTATTGGAGCCTGTTTTTATCTACCCTGCTGATTGGCATTGCCAACGGTACTGTAGAGGCGGCCTGTAATCCATTAGTTGCCTCTCTGTACCCTGGGAATAAAACAACCAAATTAAATCATTTTCACTTATGGTTTCCCGGAGGTATTGTAATTGGTACATTGCTGGTTACCCTGTTTGTTCACCTTGGATTGGGCTGGAAGGTGCAGGTTGCCATGATGATTATTCCTACTTTAATTTATGGATACCTGTTTTCAAAATTAGATTTCCCAGTTACCGAGAGGGTATCATCCGGTTATTCCAGTTCAGATATGTACAAAGCAGTACTTTCTCCATTGTTTATCTTTATGTTCATTTGCATGTTCGGTACAGCCATCACCGAGTTGTTTACAGGGCAATGGATAGGCTTACTGCTGAAAAATGTAACAGATAATGCCATTTTGTTGCTGACCCTTACAACTGGGATCATGGTAATTGGCCGGGGTTTTGCCGAACCTGTAGTACACCGTCTTGCTCCTCAGGGCGTCTTGCTCTTATCTGCAATATTTGCTGCAGCCGGACTTTACATGCTGAGCACTTTTACCGGAAATTCAGTTTTCTTCGCTGCCATTGTTTTCGGCATAGGTGTTTGTTATTTCTGGCCAACGATGATCGGTTTTGTCGCTGAAAATGTTCCTAAATCAGGAGCGCTTGGCTTAAACCTAATGGGAGGTGCCGGAATGTTTGCCGTTTCTATTTATACCATGTTTATGGGGAGTTTTTACGATAACCTGATCGTTAAACATTTACCCGCTGGCGCCTCTTATGATGCGTATTTAAAAGCTCCTGAAAATTCTGAATTTGCGCAGGTGCTTGCCAGTGCCAAAAATCTGGCTGGTCCTGAAATTCTGCGTGCTACATTGATCATTCCAGTAATATTAATTGTGGCTTTTGGCGGATTGGTGATCTATCTGCGTTCGAGAAAAAAGGCCAGCGCTTTAGCATCATAATTAACAGATGATGACTTTATAGACTATCCGTTTAATAAATAAGAAGAACAATAGCTGCAAGTTTATGATGCTAAATTTATCATAACTTGTAGCTATTTGAGTTTTTAGTTTTGCTGCCGTTATACCGTTCTTCAATAAATTAATTATAAGAGGGAACTACCCGGTGGGCATTCGTATGGGGCTTTGCCTGGTTCAAAGATCCTGGTGTTTTCACTGCCCTCTGTAGTGATTTTATTAGCTGTTATCCTGATCCAATTGCCTTCACGTAAGCCTATTACTTTGATGTCGTTCTGTGTTAGAAATTCCATAATCCTCGTTTCCCTTGTCTCTCCATTATGTTTTAACTCCGGATTTGGGTCAAGATAATGAGGATTAAGGTTAAAAGGAACCAAGCCCATACATTCAAAAGAGCCTGGGTACACGATAGGCATGTCATTGGTGGTTTTCATATTCAAGCCGCCGATATTGCTTCCGGCACTACAGCCCAAATAAGGTTTGCCCAGTTTGATGTTTTCGCTGAGATGCTTCATCAATCCCAGCTCATGGAGTGTTTTTACCAGAAGAAAGGTATTTCCGCCACCGGTAAAAAAACCTTTGGCTGCATAGATGGCGCGAATGGGATCATTAAATTCATGCAGACCTTTAACACTGATATTTAGCTGAGAAAAAAAATCGCGGACTTTGCCCGTATATTCATCATGAGAAATGCCTCCAGGTCTTGCGAAAGGGATAAATACAATTTCATCTATTCCGGCAAACAGCTTAATAAGCTCATCTTTCAGGTATTCGAGGTAATTGCTGCCGAAGAGGGTCGAAGTAGAAGCAAGGATGACATTCATTTTGTTGTACTTTAACGGCAATTATAATGTTTTTCATTGAAATAATTGTCCTTTGATCATTAGGTTTTCTGAAAATAACAGGATCAAAAAAATCAGTACCGACATTACCAGTTGCAACACAAGGTTTATTTTGTTACCGGGATGGGATCTACATCTGCAAACGGTTACAGAAACCTGCATTTAAAGCATCTAATTATACTTTCATCATCGCATCTCCATCTTCCGTCATCCTTAATCTATTATGTTCTATTATAGCAAATAAATACTAATTTTGCGCTCTAATTTTTATAACATGAGGCTGGCAATAAATGGTTTTGGTAGAATAGGAAGAACATTTTTACGCTTGGCACTGGCTGAAGGCTTTGACGTGGTGGCCATTAACGATCTGGCAGATGCTAAAACAATGGCACATTTGTTTAAGTATGATAGTGTTCATGGTGTTTTTGCAGGGAACGTTTCGGCAGAGCCTGACGCACTTGTGATTGATGTCCTTTCGATTCCGGTTTTTGCCATTGCAGCAGCTGATAAGCTACCCTGGTCTGCATTGCGTGTTGATTTGGTTATTGATTGTACGGGCAGGAACCTCACAAAATCATCAGCTGAAAAACATATTGCATCAGGCGCAAAACAAGTATTAATTTCCGCTCCGGCAGCCGATGATATCCCCATGGTGGTATTAGGGGTAAATGACGATCATGTTGATTTAACAAGTGCTGTACTATCAAATGCGAGTTGTACAACTAA
Proteins encoded in this region:
- a CDS encoding sugar MFS transporter, with amino-acid sequence MLNIQTTKLFWASCLALLVTSLSFGIRAGIMNQLGVDFQLSTAQLGTITAAAFWGFPLAIVVGGFVVDIIGMKRLLVMAFIFHLAGIILTVFAQGYWSLFLSTLLIGIANGTVEAACNPLVASLYPGNKTTKLNHFHLWFPGGIVIGTLLVTLFVHLGLGWKVQVAMMIIPTLIYGYLFSKLDFPVTERVSSGYSSSDMYKAVLSPLFIFMFICMFGTAITELFTGQWIGLLLKNVTDNAILLLTLTTGIMVIGRGFAEPVVHRLAPQGVLLLSAIFAAAGLYMLSTFTGNSVFFAAIVFGIGVCYFWPTMIGFVAENVPKSGALGLNLMGGAGMFAVSIYTMFMGSFYDNLIVKHLPAGASYDAYLKAPENSEFAQVLASAKNLAGPEILRATLIIPVILIVAFGGLVIYLRSRKKASALAS
- the pepE gene encoding dipeptidase PepE gives rise to the protein MNVILASTSTLFGSNYLEYLKDELIKLFAGIDEIVFIPFARPGGISHDEYTGKVRDFFSQLNISVKGLHEFNDPIRAIYAAKGFFTGGGNTFLLVKTLHELGLMKHLSENIKLGKPYLGCSAGSNIGGLNMKTTNDMPIVYPGSFECMGLVPFNLNPHYLDPNPELKHNGETRETRIMEFLTQNDIKVIGLREGNWIRITANKITTEGSENTRIFEPGKAPYECPPGSSLL